From a single Anomaloglossus baeobatrachus isolate aAnoBae1 chromosome 4, aAnoBae1.hap1, whole genome shotgun sequence genomic region:
- the A4GALT gene encoding lactosylceramide 4-alpha-galactosyltransferase isoform X2 gives MMLSNYLPSGIKMNFKSWLMSLASFSTLTFVFLFVYLKFTSDTEEEAHLHHLPKEVTCPASIPNEPDNSSTITNGGGSIFFLETSDRTSPSFQVMCAVESAARANPHTKIAIMMNGLRSNNQSLPRNFGISFLSCFSNVEFVPLDFKKLFSDTPLSTWYSKVERHGELVDYPTVSDACRLAILWKWGGIYLDTDFIILKNLLNITNAMALQSLYVVNGAFLTFQPGHKFIELCMRDFVKNYNYWLYGHQGPQLLTRVYKKWCGTRRLRDKNSCQGVNVLPKETFYPVDWQDWKKYFEVIEMKEMKTLLRNSYGVHLWNKKSQGKRLEKGSFLEHLQLEYCPTTNNLMKMYL, from the coding sequence ATGATGTTATCCAACTATCTGCCCTCGGGGATAAAAATGAACTTCAAGTCATGGTTGATGTCATTGGCTTCCTTCAGTACTCTGACCTTCGTATTCCTCTTTGTATATTTAAAGTTCACGTCTGACACAGAAGAGGAAGCCCACCTCCACCATCTACCCAaagaggtcacctgccctgcttcgATCCCGAATGAACCAGACAACTCTTCAACCATCacaaatggtggtggcagcatcttcttcttggagacctcagacaggactAGTCCATCCTTTCAAGTGATGTGTGCAGTGGAATCAGCAGCTCGAGCTAATCCTCACACAAAAATAGCCATCATGATGAACGGGTTAAGGAGCAACAACCAATCGCTGCCTCGAAATTTTGGTATCTCCTTTCTTAGCTGCTTCTCGAATGTAGAGTTCGTTCCACTGGACTTTAAGAAACTGTTTTCAGATACCCCTCTAAGCACTTGGTACTCCAAGGTTGAAAGACATGGAGAATTAGTAGACTACCCAACGGTCTCGGACGCTTGCCGCTTGGCCATCCTTTGGAAATGGGGTGGGATTTACCTGGACACGGATTTTATTATTCTTAAAAATTTACTAAATATCACCAATGCGATGGCCTTACAATCATTGTACGTCGTCAATGGAGCGTTTCTGACCTTCCAACCTGGCCACAAGTTCATTGAGCTCTGCAtgagggactttgtgaagaattacAACTACTGGTTGTATGGCCATCAAGGTCCCCAGCTTCTGACCAGGGTCTACAAGAAGTGGTGTGGGACCCGTAGACTGAGGGACAAGAACAGTTGTCAGGGGGTGAATGTTCTTCCCAAGGAAACCTTCTATCCGGTGGACTGGCAGGACTGGAAAAAGTACTTTGAAGTGATTGAGATGAAAGAGATGAAGACACTGTTGAGGAACAGCTATGGGGTGCATCTCTGGAACAAAAAGAGCCAAGGAAAACGTCTGGAGAAAGGATCATTTTTGGAACATCTTCAGTTGGAGTATTGCCCTACAACGAATAATCTAATGAAGATGTATCTTTAA
- the A4GALT gene encoding lactosylceramide 4-alpha-galactosyltransferase isoform X1 — MERNKDSRFFSPFHPNLPSFHFHRQRLRRFSEMRKTTTDRVNQKFSNLTKNMMLSNYLPSGIKMNFKSWLMSLASFSTLTFVFLFVYLKFTSDTEEEAHLHHLPKEVTCPASIPNEPDNSSTITNGGGSIFFLETSDRTSPSFQVMCAVESAARANPHTKIAIMMNGLRSNNQSLPRNFGISFLSCFSNVEFVPLDFKKLFSDTPLSTWYSKVERHGELVDYPTVSDACRLAILWKWGGIYLDTDFIILKNLLNITNAMALQSLYVVNGAFLTFQPGHKFIELCMRDFVKNYNYWLYGHQGPQLLTRVYKKWCGTRRLRDKNSCQGVNVLPKETFYPVDWQDWKKYFEVIEMKEMKTLLRNSYGVHLWNKKSQGKRLEKGSFLEHLQLEYCPTTNNLMKMYL; from the coding sequence GTAAATCAAAAATTCTCCAATTTGACCAAAAACATGATGTTATCCAACTATCTGCCCTCGGGGATAAAAATGAACTTCAAGTCATGGTTGATGTCATTGGCTTCCTTCAGTACTCTGACCTTCGTATTCCTCTTTGTATATTTAAAGTTCACGTCTGACACAGAAGAGGAAGCCCACCTCCACCATCTACCCAaagaggtcacctgccctgcttcgATCCCGAATGAACCAGACAACTCTTCAACCATCacaaatggtggtggcagcatcttcttcttggagacctcagacaggactAGTCCATCCTTTCAAGTGATGTGTGCAGTGGAATCAGCAGCTCGAGCTAATCCTCACACAAAAATAGCCATCATGATGAACGGGTTAAGGAGCAACAACCAATCGCTGCCTCGAAATTTTGGTATCTCCTTTCTTAGCTGCTTCTCGAATGTAGAGTTCGTTCCACTGGACTTTAAGAAACTGTTTTCAGATACCCCTCTAAGCACTTGGTACTCCAAGGTTGAAAGACATGGAGAATTAGTAGACTACCCAACGGTCTCGGACGCTTGCCGCTTGGCCATCCTTTGGAAATGGGGTGGGATTTACCTGGACACGGATTTTATTATTCTTAAAAATTTACTAAATATCACCAATGCGATGGCCTTACAATCATTGTACGTCGTCAATGGAGCGTTTCTGACCTTCCAACCTGGCCACAAGTTCATTGAGCTCTGCAtgagggactttgtgaagaattacAACTACTGGTTGTATGGCCATCAAGGTCCCCAGCTTCTGACCAGGGTCTACAAGAAGTGGTGTGGGACCCGTAGACTGAGGGACAAGAACAGTTGTCAGGGGGTGAATGTTCTTCCCAAGGAAACCTTCTATCCGGTGGACTGGCAGGACTGGAAAAAGTACTTTGAAGTGATTGAGATGAAAGAGATGAAGACACTGTTGAGGAACAGCTATGGGGTGCATCTCTGGAACAAAAAGAGCCAAGGAAAACGTCTGGAGAAAGGATCATTTTTGGAACATCTTCAGTTGGAGTATTGCCCTACAACGAATAATCTAATGAAGATGTATCTTTAA